DNA from Sulfuricurvum sp.:
AACGGAACAACAGAAAAAAACACTACATTTATGAGCGCATATTTTTGTAGAAACTTCCTACCTAATCAAATAATTTTAGAGACGCTATAATTTCAATCCTTACATGTAAGGATTGAAAGGAAAGCGATGTTAAAAAAGATAATGATTTGCGCCGCTCTAGCGGCTCAAATTCAAGCGGGAACGCTTGACGGCATAGTGGTGGCAGTAACAGACGGCGACACGCTTAAAATGCTAACAAACGATAAAAGAGAAATAAAAATAAGATTAGCAAAAATAGACGCGCCCGAAAAATCGCAAGCGTTCGGGCAAGCCTCAAAAAAAGCCTTGTCGGATATTTGCTACAAACAACATTTACATGTAGAGATCGAAACGATAGACAGATACGGGCGAACCGTGGGAACGGTTACATGTAAAGGAATAGAAGCAAATTTGGAACAGATTAAAAACGGTATGGCGTGGGTTTATGTAAAGTACACAAAAGATCAAAAATACATTGAAGCAGAAAAAAAAGCGAAAGAGGAAAAAGCGGGGCTATGGAAAGAACCCACGGCGACACCGCCGTGGGAGTTTAGGCGGAACGCTCATACTTTAAGCGAACAGCCAAAATCTTAGCTTTAAGCGCGTCGCGCTCTTTGCGTCGCGCGAGAGAGTACGCCGCGCGCAAGTCTATTTCCTCGCGGTAACGAATAGGGCAAGGTTTTAAAAAACTATAATCAATGTCAGCCGCGCGAACATCGTCAGGAACGCCCAAGCCTTTAAAGTGTCTTGAATTTATAACGGTTTGTCTTTTGTTTAATGTCTGTCTCACGATTTCCCCTTTGTCATAGCCTAAAGAATTAAATTTTAACATGTACCAAACAATCGAACGCGCGACAGTCGCGCTATTCTCTT
Protein-coding regions in this window:
- a CDS encoding thermonuclease family protein, producing MLKKIMICAALAAQIQAGTLDGIVVAVTDGDTLKMLTNDKREIKIRLAKIDAPEKSQAFGQASKKALSDICYKQHLHVEIETIDRYGRTVGTVTCKGIEANLEQIKNGMAWVYVKYTKDQKYIEAEKKAKEEKAGLWKEPTATPPWEFRRNAHTLSEQPKS